The genomic window GGCCCAGAAGGCGGCCAGGAAGAAGTGGGAGCCGCGGTTGTCGATCTCGCCGACCTTGCGGGACGGGGACTTGCCCTCGTTCAGCAGGCGCTCGGTGGCGCGGTCCAGGGCGGCGGCCAGCACGCCGGCCTTCTCGTTGCCGTTGGACTGCTGCTCGTGGCGGAAGGACTCGGCCAGGGCCAGGAACTCGCCCAGGGAGTCCCAGCGCAGGTGGTTTTCTTCCTCGACCTGCTGGACGTGCTTCGGGGCGGAGCCGCCCGCACCGGTCTCGAAGAGGCCGCCGCCGGCCATCAGCGGGACGATGGAGAGCATCTTGGCGGAGGTGCCCAGCTCCAGGATCGGGAAGAGGTCGGTGTTGTAGTCACGCAGGACGTTACCGGTCACGGAGATGGTGTCCTCGCCGCGGCGGATGCGCTCCACGGAGGTCTTGGTGGCGGCCACCGGATCCATGATCTCGATGTCCAGGCCCTCGGTGTCGTGGTCGCCCAGGTACTTCTCCACCAGGGAGATCAGGTTGGCGTCGTGGCCGCGCTCCGGGTCCAGCCAGAAGATGGTCTTCATGCCGGACAGGCGGGCGCGGTTGACGGCCAGCTTAACCCAGTCCTGGATCGGGGCGTCCTTGGTCTGGCAGGCGCGCCAGATGTCGCCGGCCTCGACGTCGTGGGAAATTAGGACGTCGCCGGCGGTGTTGAGGACCTCGATCTTGCCGTCGGCCGGGGACTTGAAGGTCTTGTTGTGGGAGCCGTACTCCTCGGCCTTCTGGGCCATCAGTCCGACGTTCGGGACGGTGCCCATGGTGGTCGGGTCGAAGGCGCCGTTGGCCTTGCAGTCCTCGATGACCGCCTGATAGACGCCGGCGTAGGAGGAATCCGGGATGACGGCCAGGGTGTCCTGCTCCTCATCGTTCTTGTTCCACATGTGGCCGGAGGTGCGGATCATGGCCGGCATGGAGGCGTCGATGATGACGTCGGAGGGTACGTGCAGGTTGGAAATGCCCTTGTGGGAGTTGACCATGGCCAGGTCCGGGCCGGCCTCGTAGGCGGCGTCGAAAGCGGCCTTGATCTCTGCGCCGTTGTCCAGCTTCTCCAGGCCGTCGTAGATGGCGCCCAGGCCGTTCTCGCCGTTCAGACCGGCGGCCAGCAGCTCCTTGCCGTACTTGTCGTAGACGTCGGCGAAGAAGGCGCGCACGACGTGGCCGAAGATGATGGGGTCGGAGACCTTCATCATGGTGGCCTTCAGGTGCGCGGAGAACAGAACGCCCTCCTCCTTGGCGCGCACGACCTGGGCGCGCAGGAACCCGTCCAGGGCCTTGGCGGACATGAAGGTGCCGTCGATGACCTCCTTGTCCTGGACCTTCAGGCCGTCCAGCAGGACGGTCTCGGTGCCGTCCGCGGCAGTGTGCTTGATGGTCAGGGAGTCCTCGCCGTCGATGATGACCGACTTCTCATTGTGGCGGAAGTCGCCGTCGGACATGGTGGCGACGTTGGTCTTGGAATCAGCGGACCATTCGCCCATGCGGTGCGGGTGCTTCTTGACGAAGTTCTTCACGGCCTCCGGCGCGCGGCGGTCGGAGTTGCCCTCGCGCAGCACCGGGTTCACGGCGGAGCCCTTGACGGAGTCGTAGCGGGCCGCGATGTCCTTTTCCTCGTCGGTGGACGGGTTGTCCGGGTAGTCCGGCAGGTTGTAGCCGGCGGCCTGCAGCTCCGCGATGGCCTTCTTCAGCTGGACCAGGGAGGCGGAGATGTTCGGCAGCTTGATGATGTTGGCTTCCGGGCGCTTGGCCAGGGCACCGAGCTGAGCCAGGGCGTCGTCCTGCTTCTGCTCGTCGGTCAGGCGCTCCGGGAACTGGGCGACAATGCGGCCAGCCAGGGAGATATCCGCGGTCTCGACGTCGATCTCGGCGGTGGAGGCAAAGGCCTCGACGACCGGCTTGAACGAGTAGGTCGCCAGCAGCGGCGCTTCATCGGTGCGAGTCCACATGATTTTAGCCAAGGTAAGTATCTCCTCTTGCGTAGTGTCGATTAACTAAAGTACAGCTTGGGCCAGTTTACCCCGCACCAGCGCCGAATTCTATGGATTTTTAGGAACCCGCCCGGCCCAGCCGCCAGTAACCCATGAATGACACCTGCCGGCGGTCGATGCCGCATTCCTTCACCAAGTAGCGCCGCATGCCGGTCACTACGCCCGATTCGCCGGCGATCCAGTAATAATCGCGCAACGCCGGACCCGCGGGCGGGAGGGTCTCGCCCGATGACGAAAATTGGGGGGTCTCCCACACCAGGGCGGCGCCCCCGTCGGGCTCAGCGGCGTCACGAGCTTCTCCCGCGGGAGCCGGCTTGGCTGGTGATGTAGTTTTTTCTGCCTCGCCTGCCTCAGCATGTCCCGACCCCGCGGCGACCGCCTCCCGCAGCGCGTCGGTGAGCAGGCTCCCGCGCGCGACTTTGTCCCGGATTAGCCACGTCAGCTCCACCCGGTCGGGAAGCGCGATGTCGCGGGCCTGGGCCTCAGCATCGGCGGCATCGGGCACTTCGATGAAGGCGTGGCCGGTCAGCCCGGCGGGCCACTCGTCGAGGACGCGGGCGATGGCGGGCAAGGCGGTCTCGTCGCCGAAGAGCAGGGCGCGCTCGCTGTTGCCGGGTTGGAATTCGATGCCGGAGCCGGTGGAATCATCCGCCGTCGGCCCGATCAGCCACAGCGTATCGCCGGGCTGGCAGGACTCCGCCCACGCGGAGGCCGGGCCGGGGCTGGCGCCGACGTGCAGGGCGAAGTCAATATCGACCTTGTCGCCGCGGCGGGCGCGAATGGAATAGGTGCGCATGTCCCCGCGCACGCGGGGATCGAGGCCGCGCCAGGTGGCGAACCAATCCGCCGCGCCCGCGAAACCGGTTATCGGCTCGGGGCCGGGGATGATGAGCTTGATGCGCAGGTCCCGAATCGGCCCGGACGGGCCCATGTCCGCCAGCCCGGACAAGGTCACGCGCTGGAAGTTGGGGCTAATACGCCGGCTGGCCCGGACCCG from Corynebacterium confusum includes these protein-coding regions:
- a CDS encoding NADP-dependent isocitrate dehydrogenase, with product MAKIMWTRTDEAPLLATYSFKPVVEAFASTAEIDVETADISLAGRIVAQFPERLTDEQKQDDALAQLGALAKRPEANIIKLPNISASLVQLKKAIAELQAAGYNLPDYPDNPSTDEEKDIAARYDSVKGSAVNPVLREGNSDRRAPEAVKNFVKKHPHRMGEWSADSKTNVATMSDGDFRHNEKSVIIDGEDSLTIKHTAADGTETVLLDGLKVQDKEVIDGTFMSAKALDGFLRAQVVRAKEEGVLFSAHLKATMMKVSDPIIFGHVVRAFFADVYDKYGKELLAAGLNGENGLGAIYDGLEKLDNGAEIKAAFDAAYEAGPDLAMVNSHKGISNLHVPSDVIIDASMPAMIRTSGHMWNKNDEEQDTLAVIPDSSYAGVYQAVIEDCKANGAFDPTTMGTVPNVGLMAQKAEEYGSHNKTFKSPADGKIEVLNTAGDVLISHDVEAGDIWRACQTKDAPIQDWVKLAVNRARLSGMKTIFWLDPERGHDANLISLVEKYLGDHDTEGLDIEIMDPVAATKTSVERIRRGEDTISVTGNVLRDYNTDLFPILELGTSAKMLSIVPLMAGGGLFETGAGGSAPKHVQQVEEENHLRWDSLGEFLALAESFRHEQQSNGNEKAGVLAAALDRATERLLNEGKSPSRKVGEIDNRGSHFFLAAFWADELANQSDDSELAEKFAAVAKELNEQADEIAQALLDVQGSPADLGGYYLPDEAKTTSVMRPVDKYNQIIDGLKA
- a CDS encoding siderophore-interacting protein; amino-acid sequence: MPFLPFPARVRASRRISPNFQRVTLSGLADMGPSGPIRDLRIKLIIPGPEPITGFAGAADWFATWRGLDPRVRGDMRTYSIRARRGDKVDIDFALHVGASPGPASAWAESCQPGDTLWLIGPTADDSTGSGIEFQPGNSERALLFGDETALPAIARVLDEWPAGLTGHAFIEVPDAADAEAQARDIALPDRVELTWLIRDKVARGSLLTDALREAVAAGSGHAEAGEAEKTTSPAKPAPAGEARDAAEPDGGAALVWETPQFSSSGETLPPAGPALRDYYWIAGESGVVTGMRRYLVKECGIDRRQVSFMGYWRLGRAGS